The genomic DNA actgaattattattaataattatttcctGGGCTCAGTAGGAATTGCCAGACTATCTGTCTACACCTAACTCATTTTCACTTGTCTTCTTACAATATTCTCTATGAGTTAAGCATTTGATTAATAGTCCACTGACACTGGTACTGTAGGTCTGTTTCTAATATCAGTATTTGCCCATATAGGAACACATGAGCTTTATCCACAAATAAACTCTGGAGGGTCACAGTGTTCTATGGATGCTCCAGTATTAATATGTCTCTGCATAGTTCTGGCCTGTCTTGTTTACCTCCATCTTTATGTATCCTGTGTATATAATCAGAGGACTTCTGGGCTTTCCTAAGCCTAATGAGACCTCCCAAACATCATAATATCCCATTACAAGGCAGCCATGGCTAACTACCATCTTGTCCACAGAGACCGTAATGTCCCCAAAGTCATTGCTGTCATACATTTAATCATTCTTGAGTAAGTAACTTTGTCTGGACACCGCACTGGAAAACCATCATTTGAAGATTCGCAGAGAACAACTATTCAGGTTATTCTATGAGGTATTATTTTAGATCAATCAAGTGGCAGTCAAGTAGGAAAAGAAGATTTCTAGGTAGAGAAATcacaatgtatgtttacaaaaGACATTTGAGTATTTGAGTAACGTCAGGTGGTactagagaaagaaggaaatattctcagaggttaaaaagcataaattcagcattcttgcttcttttttttaaatttttatttatttatgatagtcacagagagagagagagagagagagagaggcagagacacaggcagagggagaagcaggctccatgcaccgggagcccgatgtgggattcgatcctgggtctccaggatcgcgccctgggccaaaggcaggcgctaaaccgctgcgccacccagggatccccagcattcTTGCTTCTATGCAAGAATCTAAGAAGTTCCTGTTACAGAGTGGTTTCTGGTTATGTAACTCACAGTAGTCACAATGTTGAAAGATTAAATTCTAAGAAAACCAAGGGTAGCAAATGACCATGGAGATGTTGGCCATCTCTAAAGTGTCAGAGGCATGAATTGTAGGATAAAAATCTGTGAATTATTTAAGACTGCAGACCGTATgtacaaaaacagacattttGTACTCAGAATTTAATGAGAGTATACTAGGTTTCAGTATCTTCTTTTCTGTGATACAGTTTCATGAAGGAGATGAATgtgaaaaaagacacaaataattcAGTAAATTAGAGATATTCTCATTAGCTTGAAGGCAATTGTTGACCTACTTTGCTAAAGCAGTTTCACTTCTCTGGAGGGGCAATATACTAATGCTACAAAATAAGGAATTTTCAATATTCTTCCAAGAAATATGTGAGAATGGGCTGAGATAAGTGCGGAACAGGAAAACATTAGTGAGTTTTAAAGTGAGCACTATTGACTAAGAGGATGCTGTGGTGAGGAAGAAGTTCAAAGTTAAGAGGACACAGGTTACTGATTTAGTGAATCTAAGAGTAGATTATTGGTTGGGAGGATACATGAGTGGGTGATCCAGTAAGGAAATGGGGAAGGATTCCTTCCCTTATGTCTTTGCATAGGGGTGGTGAAGATAGATATACATTTAAAAGCATTTGCAAGTAGAACAGGGACTTTCAGGGAATTTATAATTCTTAATAATCTTCCCTTCTAAGTAGCAGTATCTAATCATGTATAAAGACAAgatagttgggatccctgggtggctcagcagttgagcgtctgccttcagcccagggcgtgatcctggagtcctgggatcaagtcccacatcgggctccctgcatggagcctgcttctccctctgcctgtgtctctgcctctgtctcgctctgtcatgaataaataaataaaatcttaaaaaaaaaaggacaagataGTAAGTGTAGGTCAATTGAATCTATTAATAGataacatttgttgagcattcCAGCcacttttataaatgaaaattctttaCTGTATTAATATGTACTTATTTACATGcatattcttatttaattcttttagaaaCCATCTGAATGAGTACGTGCTCTTGTTATGCCACCATACtctcaaagaaacaaaggcatgaTTTTTATGAGGTGGGAATCAAACACCTATTAAGTGGAATAGTCAGACTTTCTACCTATGAAATGCTATTCTTTGAATATTGTTTCTCATAATAATGGCTAACACTTATAaggtgcttactatgtgccaggtggcTGACTAAACATTTCATGTAATTGGGTtatatacttttcaaaattacactatcaaatgaaagacatttttattacCTGCATTTTGGAGTTCAGAAAATTGAGCTATAGTTGAAGTAATATTAATACCTATAGCTATGATTTCCCCCAGTAGTACTCAATAGCTCAGGTGCAGAAGCAAACAAGCTGGAGACAATGTGAGAGAGCTGCaaaatagatgagaaagaaagTGTTCCAGAGGAAGGATTCCTGTCCCCTTTGAAGAGtccttttagggatccctgggtggcgcagcggtttagcgcctgcttttggcccagggctcgatcctggagactggggatcgaatcccacgtcgggctcccggtgcatggagcctgctttcccttcgcctgtgtctctgcctctctctctctctctctctctgtctctgtgactatgataaatgaataaaagaaaaatcaagagtccTTTTAGCAGGACTAAGTATCAAGTTGGCATGAGACAGATTAGTAGGAGAAAATCAGGTGTAGTAGTAGACATGGAAATTTCAAGGACAGTCACTTCAAATGAGATCTATATGTCATCCTGAACTAAAGAGAAGGTAGATCTCAAAGAAAGATTGCAGTTCACAGGgcaaaaagaagagcaaatgtttggtaaTGATGTTTCCCCTGCTATACAAATGGGTCACTCGGGTAAAATTTACCTCCGCTAGTAATGGTTATTCTGGGAAAGACCCTCAATTTAAATTGTTCAATATACTTAAGGGAGGGATAAAAGTTTATCTTGAGCCTGTAAGGTCTTGATGGTCTTCAGTTCAGAAGaatcttcatgccaaagtggcccatctgggggcagcctgcccttggtCCCTGCAAAAGCAAATGGAATAAGATATTTGGGTATGCTAATAAGTAAAAGTTTGAAGTGATGTTCCACCAAATCTGTTTATCTGGAGAGAAGGAATTAATGCTGGGTGTTAAAGTatggaaaaagaatgagattttataTTCATGATGCAGTGTTTTGGAATTTAAGTTTTCAGAAGAGGCACGGTTACAGATGATGATAAATCTTTGTGGGATGATATATAGTGTAGTGAATTCATCATTGGAGGAAGAAAAGTGGGAATGATGAATGGCCAGTGGGTTAGAAAGGATCTAAATGTACAGATTTCAAAGCCGTGTATTAATATAACACAATACAGGTGGAAATATAAAGTAAAGCCAGATAGCAGTGTTTAATGAATATGGGGGAGTCCTAGTTATTTATCGACATCAAAGTGGATGATGAAGAGTGTTTGAAGTGGGAAATATGGAAGTACAGTGAAATGAAAAGTACCAGTGCAAGGGGAGAGTATCTTGGACACTCCAGTTTAGGGCAACttaagagaatcttaaaagaactttttcttttccttacttattggtatgtctttgttttttgtaagATGGAAAATGGggtaaattttatataatgaagCTGAAGCTGCAGacatgaattttctttattttctatgtttttttgttgttgttgttgggaaaAAATTGGCtttaattatctttcaaaatacaCCTAAGCCTTTTCCTCAAGTCCCTCCACCTCCTAAAATGTTTAAGAGGCTGATAATATAGATTTGGCCCATATAAATTGTTGCTCTCGACTATTTCAAAATACTTATTCCTTGAATGATAGCAAAATTTGGAATAATAATAgcttctggaaaaaaatgaaaacaagtatatacatacatacatatatgtgtatgtatgtatgtatgtatatagtaaTGAAAACGACTAACCTGTATTAGCACATTCCCATATGAACAGAATGAGGTTTGGGACTTATGTCTGTCACTGAAAACCATAGTCACCAAATGCTGCTCTCCATGTCTCAAAATAATTCCCTCTGTACCCATTTAGGGTACAGCACATAGGGATTCTTTGGATGTCATACTATACTTCCATACtgtgttgcttttgctttttgcaAGGAAGCACAGCGTAGATGAAAATTAAGAGAATGTATTATCTTTGATTAAACTGGAGGAGGAATGTATTTATTGATGAAGGGTATTTAGTAAGTCTAGAACCACCACCTTCCCCATGTGCAAACAGAACATAACATGCTCTCATGATTAAAAACCACCTTTACACTATCATAACATTATCTAACAGAAAGAATGTCTCAGTTAATGTCAAATCACTGACAGTTTAGCTGCTTCCTCTGTATCAGAAAGTGAGCAAAACACTGGAGACACAAAGTCTTTAATATATGCTCTTTTTACTTCATGTCTCATATTGATAGTGGAGTACTTAGGACAAGTAAAGGAATAGCTACCACAAGATGTAATATTTGTGCTCATCAATGTATGTGAAAGATATGGGAGCATAAGAAGGTTCATCACAATTTGAAGTAGACAACAAGCACTTGAGAGAATCAGAAAATGTTCAACAGGATTGAAAAGACAGATTAAAGTTTATAAAGCAGATAAGGGAAAAATTAATCAAGTCCAAATGTAGAGACAGTTTAAAGtcataaagaataaaaccatATTGTATGATCCCAGACCTGCTAGAAGTTCTGGGTTACACTGAAAGGAAGTAAGGGCAAGACTGAAAGCTTGAGAGATGCAAAAAAAAACTTAgcataaattaacattttttggaATAAGACTTTTAATGATAAGACTTTAAGCAAAATAATCATATCtgacttttaaaagataattgatgATGTGAGGAGGTGGACTTTATAAAGAAAAGCCAGAAACAGGAGAAATAATTAGGAGGCTATGCCGCAGACTTTATGGGAGTTAATAAATGTCACAGATAGAGGAAAGGATGAATGACATGCTGAATTTCATGGATATCAAATCATTAAATTCAGTGAGATATAATGGCTGCTTGATTGTACTGTTAAGGTTTTAAAGGGCAAAGGGTCAAGGATAACTCTGAGATTTTTGGTTTAAATGACCGTGTGACAGCTGTTGCCAACaaatgagagacaggcagatagTGGGGGAGCTTTGAGGAAAACAGTGAACATCGTGTGGCATATCCCCGACTGTGATTATTTAAGTCATGGTATAAACAtgctaaatataataaaacagaacataGAAAGCATTGCATGCTCTACTAGCATCATGCTCTCTGGAGGGGCAGATTGCAGGCAACAGATTCGGCTAACTAACCCTGATGCAGGTAAAATGCAAAAGTTGGGAGGCAGAAGGAACATGGTATCTGTATGTttcagaaacaaatgcaaaatcagAACTAACAGGAAGCTAGAGGGTGTGGGCAGGCTTTCTGACTTCCCTGGCAATCTGTCTGGTAAATAGAAGGTAATAAGCAACCTTATTGACCTCATTCAAAACAGGCTGCCATGTTCTTGGAGTTGTTTCCCTATAGATCCCTGAGTTACACATTCCAGGAGCCTGGCCTCTCTATAAATTGAAACTACTTAACCTCTTTCTCCCAGtattgtctttcttttaaagagagagagagagagagagagagagagagagattctatctatctttctatcatctatctttctatctatcacACAGATGGAAATAgccagagagagcatgcatagggttggagatgggggtggggtgtgggagaGGGCCATatgagcagggagaagcagactcctcgctgggcagggaacctgaggtaaggctcaatcccaggaccctgggattatgacccaaaCCAATTACAGAGGCTTAAcaaactgggccacccagacaccccttagTATTGCCTTATAAGTAAATTTACTGATGCCTATAGACCTACTTTTATGACTAAGTATGTATGTATCACAAAGCAATTAAGCTTATTTTTCGTTCTGTGTAATTTTTTCTACCTAGAAATCATGTTTATACTTCTAGATGTACTACTCACTTGCTGTATACTGAGTTCTCTGCCAAACATCCTCTTGAATTTTTGGTTTTCCTAAATGGAAGAACATGGAAAAACCTATAAACCTATAAAGATCTTTTTATTAAGCTTAAACATCTTTTATAGTTTAAATGTTCAATATTACAATTTCTTGCCCCAAATTCTTATCTCTACCTGAGGTTATGGGACACACATCCAATGTGACAATCCAAAATTCTGGGTCTCTGTATTCTGGATAATGTTTAAATTCTGAattcttctgaaatatttataatgattaaCTCAAATTTGAATTCTCACTTTCTTATATGGAAACACCTCAGATACTTACTCACATAGGTCCAGAGTAGCATATGCTTAAGAGGAGAATATGCACATTAATTATAACCAGAATGTTTTTTTCTGACAGATATTACATGAAAAGTCAAACAAAGAGGTATTGCCAATaggaatatttattaatatttattgaacttgcGTATCAGATGAGTTTCAGGAGTAGATATTGggaacaattaaaaatttttaaaaaggcaacgtATGAAGACGAGCGTGTGCATTTCTGAATTGCTATTTTAGGAGGAAATTTGATCCTCAGAAGAGGGTTTGAGGGCCATTACTGGAACAAAAGGACAAGACCAGTGAAGgatcatgaaaagatgcttgtaGCACTGAGACCTGGAGTACTGGATTGGAATTACTTTGCTCTCACTGTCATTAGCCAGGTTGCAAAGCAAGGGTCCAGGCCAGGAATCCGGGGAGCAAAATGCCAAATGGACTTATATTATTCCCATTAGCTAAAATGTATGTTGATAGCAATGTCTAAATTATCTGAAGGaatgaggaaatgaaattttcaaaaaagaaaaataattgtcaagGCAGGTAACTTATTTGCAATTTTCCCCCATCACTTAAAATGCTAAATTAAGTTtcatgtaaatctttttaaaaattgcatatggTAACAGCATCTAATGTTGAATACAGTTAACTGTTTTTGgatagctcagaaaaaaaaaacagtttttcctcattatttgAAACACagtatacacttaaaaaattggGTGGATTGATCAATGCAGTCTTTTAGATACTTACTTGTTTTTGAATTACATAAAAAGTTGTAGAAATATAgccatggcaaaaaaaaaaaacaacttgtgtTCTGgacaatattaatttaaaattctgatgaCAGATCTGTGTTTTTCTACTATTTTCAGCTAATACCCCTCACATTTGATACATGCTTCTAATATCCTGTCCTCCTTCTGATTATCTTTAAGATCTTTTCTGAAAGAAGAAGGCATTAGTCATGGGTGAgaacaaggttttatttttaatgttcacaAGAATTTTGGATATATTTAAGCTGCTTGAATTTCTTATTATGCATTCCTGATTATTTAAGTTGTCTGTGGTCTACCATATTGTTAAAATTACAATTGCCTTTTGTATAACCTGCAAATcattgtatatatgcatgtgtggatctgtgtgtttgtgtatgccTGCATGAATGTTCACACTTGATTGAAAATTCCTTGAGAGCAGTggcctttgtctttctttctttttttttttttataaatttcttgtttattggtgttcaatttgccaacatatagaataacacccagtgctcatcccatcaagtgccccctcagtgcccgtcactcagtcaccccacccccagcccacctccccttccaccacccctagttcctttcccagagttaggagtctctcatgttctgtctccctttctgatatttcccactcattttttctcctttcccctttattccctttcactattttttatattccccaaatgaatgagaccatataatgtttgtccttctccgattgaattatttcactcagcataataccttccatccacgtcgaagcaaatggtgggtatttgtcgtatctaatggctgaggaatattccattgtatacataaaccacatcttcttcatccattcatctttccatggacaccgaggctccttccacagtttggctattgtggccttTGTCTTTCTTAAAGCAAAGTTGATGTCTATATCACACAATTCAAAAAATCCTAGGCACAAAGAAGCAGAAATTTTATCACTGCTTGTATACTTAATagataatggaaatataaaactagaacagaaaaaacactgaacagagaagagaaaatttaaaaagaagtccaTCTTATTTGCAAATAAAGATACCGGGGTCCATAACGGGGAAGTGATTAACCCAACAACTTACAGAAGTTTTAGAGAAGAGTCAGCCCTTCACATAGGCTATTTTAGTGTGCCTGGaatctccataaataaataattattctgtCAACTTGATTTCTTCCTATAGGAAACTAGCCTCACTACTTTGCACCAGAGCATGCAAACTCTCCAGTTTTAATATGGCAGACAATGCTACACATAGCTACATCTCATCTTTTTTCCTGGTTGGTATTCCTGGTTTGCAAGCTTTTCACTGCTGGATTGGCATCCCTGTCTGCCTCCTGTTTGCCCTGGCCCTGCTGGGGAACAGTgtaatcatcatcaccatcaaaaTAGAACCCAGCCTCCACCTGCCtgtgtatttcttcctttgtatGCTGGCAGTGAATGACATGGCTCTTGTCTCTTCCACAGCCCCCAAGATGCTGGGTATCTTCTGGTTGGATGCTCACAAGTTTGACTTTAGTATCTGTCTAGCACAAATGTATTTTATCCACACATTCTGCATAATTGAGTCAGCCCTCTTGGTTGCCATGGCCTTCGACCGGTATGTAGCTATTTGTATCCCACTGCGTTATACAACCATCTTGACAACACCAATGGTCACTAAAATGGGTCTAGCTGGTGTGATCCGAGCTACCTTTatggttttgccctgtcctcttCTTATTAAAAGGCTACCATATTACACTAAATATGTTATCAATCATGCCTACTGTGAGCACATGGCTGTGGTGAAGTTGGCCAGTGCCAACACCCTCATTAACAGAGCATATGGAATCTCTGTGGCCCTTTCAGTGATGGTGTTGGACCTAGGGCTCATCGCCACATCCTATATCAAGATCCTTCAGGCAGTCTTCCGGCTATCTTCTCAGAATGCCCGCTCTAAAGCTCTGGGCACCTGTGCTGCCCATGTCTGCACTCTACTTGGATTCTACACACCTGCACTATTTAGTTTCCTAACTCACCGCATTGGCAAGAAGGTACCTTCAAGCATTCATATAATTTTTgcaagtttgtatcttttggtgCCTCCCACAGTCAATCCCCTGGTGTATGGTGTCAAGACCAAACAGATTCGTGACCGTGTGGTCAGTCTCTTCCTCTCAAACAAGATTATTTCTGGAAACTAAAATATGATGTAAATACAAACCCGTATTGGCAGATTCTGTTTTATGAAATCATGGTACATTAACAATAGTTGCAACTTTGTCCCCAACATACAATTTCtcaattcagttttatttctcaGCAGGGATATTTGATGTtgtacatttttctctctttttcattttttaatatttccctttctttctcttggaaATAAGCTTCATGGGAAgcgttcaataaatacttgcaataattgttatttattattgacattattttgtgttctatatttatgaataatatttcatgatattcataaatgtgaaataactaggttaatttttgtaataatttaaaagttctcAGTATATTGGACAATGtaatttatgaaaacaaatttttttttccaattcacaCTCTTACATGTACTGATTAAAATTCTTCAGTAAAAGTCATTTTCAAGTTTCATTTTACTTGTTATAACAGTTGTAATAATGGCTTAACAGTCAAATAATGATCACTGTGGGTTTGGCTGTTTACTAagccttttacatttatttactccTTTAGTCCACAAAACTATACTGTGATGTGGGTAGTATTATTATTCTCCTCGTACCAagtaggaaactgaggcacaaaaaagTTTAGTAAATTGCATAAAGGTAACTCCCCTAGCACAAGGCAATGTAAAATTGAACCCAAGGACTCTGGCTTTCAAAATACATGCTCTGTATTATGCAATATTGCCCACTAATATGCTTATACTTACTTGCCTTATAAATATGGAAGCTTATTCCTCtaaaccttttaattttttatcctcctacatctcctcttcttttctatATTGTGGTAGATATTTcttaagtttctttaaaatccCTTATAAGTGATAAATCTACTGCAATATCTTGACAACACCCCAAGCAAGAATTGCTTCTACTTTACTAGAAAACTGTCCAATCAGTACAGCCTGATAACACTATTACTatacaatcattatatggtttcactcatatggggaatataaaaaaatagtgaaagggattataggggaaaggagagaaaatgagtgggaaaactcagagagggtgacaaaacatgatagactcctaactccgggaaataAACAAGTggtagtggagggggaggtgggcagggagatggggtgactgggtgatgggcactgaggggggcacttgatgggatgaatattgagtgttatatgttggcaaattgaactccaataaaaatatacatataaaaatttaaaattaaaaaatatatagatatatatatagtttcaaaaCTTAATGAAAACTCTAAGATTCTGAAAATACTATTTACCCATATGGCAttcccctctcctttttcttttttaaaaaatttatttcttccctcttttccttcagtATCAATTTGTTTTGATCACATTCATTCAGTGCTGAAATTGAAAATGTTTCACTTCTAAGTTTAATGTTACTATGCATGGAACATAGAAGAAACTACATTGGACATATCTATAGAATGCTCTGTTCAAATGCTCTTTTACTTTAGATCATCATGGGATGTAGTGTTCATTGAATCAGAAATTGTTGGGTTTTGACCAACATTGGTATATTCTTTGTGGACTATTCATAAACATTTGTTTGTTCTCAAATGAATTAGTTCCtcaaaactttacatttttagaTGTTTCATCTACAGCCATATTCTTGTTTGTCAAACTCAAGTTTAAATACTGTTTCCATAACTGATAGCTAAGTGAgtgttatttttaacattttaaatcctAACTTCATCATTTGTAAGtgtggaaaatagtttttaaacttCATAGTGTTAAAGTAAGAATTCAATGAGACTACGGATGAAACAGTTTCACAATAGTCAACACAATCTTCCAAACACACCAATTCTCACTGCTATGATAGGTATTGAAACTATGAAGgtcaggatccctggatggctcagcggtttggcgcctgccttctgcccagggcatgatcctggagtcctgggatcaagtcccttgtcgggctccctgcatggagcctgcttctccgtccctctgcctgtgtctctgcctctctctctgtgtgtgtctctcatgaataaataaataaaatctttaaaaaaagaaaatacgaagatcattattaaatttattttttcaaatgtctacGTAGAGCTCCCAACTGAGTATATCTACTAGGAGAtcctatttctttaatttaacaTGCCCCAAAGTGGACATTCTGCACTTATTCCCCCACCCAAACCATTCtaaaaaatttcttctctcaGTGAATCACATGCCAAGTCACTGCAATAAGTTACACAAAAACAATTAATGTCATAgaggatttattttcaaatataaggcAAAGATACATGAGAAACTAAGtggtaaaaaaatattaagtaagtaaagagaaaataaaattcaccagCCATCCCAGATAATGTAGACAaacaattaaatataatatagttaAAAACATGTAGATGATGGATtttgggtggctccattggttaagcatctgactcttgatttcagctcgagtcttgatctcagggtcatgagttcaagcccaacattggagcccactttaaaaataaatacgtaGATGATTAtcaaacaagagaaaaacatcaaGTCTGAGAAAATTCTAATTGAAGAATATTGGAGGAGATGCCAAGGAAAGGCTGATTTGAGCATTGAAGAGTGATGGTAACATTACCAGGTAATAGGGGGAGGGTTTCCAAGTAGAGGTAACAT from Canis aureus isolate CA01 chromosome 23, VMU_Caureus_v.1.0, whole genome shotgun sequence includes the following:
- the LOC144295400 gene encoding olfactory receptor 52P1-like encodes the protein MADNATHSYISSFFLVGIPGLQAFHCWIGIPVCLLFALALLGNSVIIITIKIEPSLHLPVYFFLCMLAVNDMALVSSTAPKMLGIFWLDAHKFDFSICLAQMYFIHTFCIIESALLVAMAFDRYVAICIPLRYTTILTTPMVTKMGLAGVIRATFMVLPCPLLIKRLPYYTKYVINHAYCEHMAVVKLASANTLINRAYGISVALSVMVLDLGLIATSYIKILQAVFRLSSQNARSKALGTCAAHVCTLLGFYTPALFSFLTHRIGKKVPSSIHIIFASLYLLVPPTVNPLVYGVKTKQIRDRVVSLFLSNKIISGN